GTACGAAGGAGCGCAATCGTTCGAATGGGCTTAGTGTCGAGATGCAAGAGCGCGCGCTTGACCCAGGGTTTCTCCACGGCATCAAGTGCCCTTCCTCCCAAAGTCCTGACAAAAACAAAGCTGATGCACACGCTGAGTACATTTGTGGAGTAGCCGATCGCCCAACCCTGTCCAAAACCATACGAGAGAACCGCCGCCGCTAAGAAGACGTTGCTCGGAAGGTGCAAGATATTTCCAACGACAAAAGCCAGAACATAGAGACCGATACCGGTCCAGCCAGCCTGGGTCATCCATGCGCGCACGTTGTCTTTGGTGATATGCTCGAGCCACCCAAAATAAGCGGCAACCGCGTACATAGCCCCTACCACGAACACGAGCAATAACACGCGAATCAGCGCACTTTTCTTCTTGGCTGATACCGGAAGAATTCCGTCAACTTCGGCTGGCAGTTCCGCGACTTTTGTGTGTCCACTATCCATGGCTTAATCATTCCAATTCATTCTACAATATGGATCTTGGACTAATCGCCGCACAAAAACAAATCTCGTTCTTCAAACACGACGCCAGGCTTGGATATTGACGTCCTACATTCTCTGGAACCAAACACAAATAAGTGATAGTTCAGCGACGTAGAAAACTCAGGAGAAGTTGTGATCGCGTCAAACACCAAAGATGCACTGATTTTGGCTGCTGGGATGGGTAGCAGGCTCAGCGCTGAAGAAGGCCATAAATTGTTGGCCAAGGTTGGAGGTGTTGCCCTCCTCGACCACCATCTCGACGGATTGAGTCGCCTTGGAGTTGAACGGCTAACCATCGTCACCGGACACGCGAACACCGAACTTGAGGAGAGGCTTTCAGCCTGGAAGTCCCCCATCGAGATCACCACGACGTTCAATCCTGAGTACCGCAAGTCCAACGGCATTTCGGTTCTGTGCGGCGCAAGAAAGATTCGAGAGTTTGGCGCGGATGCGTTCTGGCTCCTCATGAGTGATCACCTCTTTGAGCCGACTCTCTTCGAAACCCTGCACAACAACACCCACGAACTCGACCACGCGGCTGGCGTGCTCGCCGTGGACTCTAAGCTCGAGACGATTTACGACATGCCGGACGCGACCAAGGTTCATCTTGAGTCCCAAGACTCAGGCATGCTGGCGATTGGCAAGGAGCTCGACGAGTTCAACTGGGTAGATGCGGGGCTTTTCTGGTGCGGACCAGAGTTCACGGGCGCACTTGAGAGCGAGCTTGCCGACCGAGGTGATTGCTCAACATCGGATGCCGTCAGACGCCTCAATGCCGCAAAACACATGTATTTTTGGGACATCGGGCATCACGAATGGCAAGACGTGGACACTCCTGGCGCGCGCGCCCATGCTGAAGGCCTCTTGAAGAAGTGGAGCAACTCATGAGTTTGTTGTTTAGAAGTACACTCACCGGACTTTGTGGCTCGCTGCTTCTCCTCAGCGCGTGCGGTGACGATAGCTCGTCGCCCAATGAGCAAGTCAGCACCACCAACAATGCAACCAATTCGCAAACCATCCCCGAAGAGGCTCGGGCCCTTCTACCCTGCGATTCAGACGAAGAAGCCAGTTTTATTGGGTCTAATT
This Microvenator marinus DNA region includes the following protein-coding sequences:
- a CDS encoding TVP38/TMEM64 family protein, which gives rise to MDSGHTKVAELPAEVDGILPVSAKKKSALIRVLLLVFVVGAMYAVAAYFGWLEHITKDNVRAWMTQAGWTGIGLYVLAFVVGNILHLPSNVFLAAAVLSYGFGQGWAIGYSTNVLSVCISFVFVRTLGGRALDAVEKPWVKRALLHLDTKPIRTIALLRTMMAGAPWLNYLLSMSNVRMRDYAIGSAIGLAPHLLVLCLLVDWFIDVL
- a CDS encoding NTP transferase domain-containing protein, translating into MIASNTKDALILAAGMGSRLSAEEGHKLLAKVGGVALLDHHLDGLSRLGVERLTIVTGHANTELEERLSAWKSPIEITTTFNPEYRKSNGISVLCGARKIREFGADAFWLLMSDHLFEPTLFETLHNNTHELDHAAGVLAVDSKLETIYDMPDATKVHLESQDSGMLAIGKELDEFNWVDAGLFWCGPEFTGALESELADRGDCSTSDAVRRLNAAKHMYFWDIGHHEWQDVDTPGARAHAEGLLKKWSNS